Proteins encoded together in one Flavobacteriales bacterium window:
- the pckA gene encoding phosphoenolpyruvate carboxykinase (ATP) codes for MNDFGNKPNNADLSKLGLNRVGDIYWNLEPAELVEHVLVNGQGVLADTGALAIDTGEFTGRSPKDKFTVKDAKTEGTVWWGDVNIPLSTEAFDKLHEKITAYLQGRDVYVKDAYACADPAYRLNLRVVAEMPYSAMFSGNMFLRPTAAELDGFQPEWSIICAPGFTANGPADGVRQHNFAAIDFSRKMILIGGTGYTGEIKKGIFTVLNYVLPQERGVLSMHCSANIGADGDTAVFFGLSGTGKTTLSADPERRLIGDDEHGWSEQGVFNFEGGCYAKCIDLSKEKEPQIWDAIKFGAILENINFIEDTSTVDFADKSKTENTRVSYPIHHIANIAEPSVGGHPKNIFFLTCDAYGVLPPISRLTPGQAMYHFISGYTAKVAGTEAGVTEPQSTFSACFGKAFLPLHPAKYADMLGAKMKQHDARVWLVNTGWSGGAYGTGERMKLKFTRAMIGAALRGELDRVEYSEHPVFGVSYPVSCPNVPAEILDARSTWKDKGAYDATAEKLAKQFNDNFAKYKDGCSAETLAAAPRTAVKA; via the coding sequence ATGAACGACTTCGGTAACAAGCCGAACAACGCCGATCTCTCGAAGCTCGGCCTGAATCGCGTGGGCGACATCTACTGGAACCTGGAGCCGGCCGAGTTGGTGGAGCACGTGCTCGTGAATGGGCAGGGCGTGCTGGCCGACACCGGGGCGCTGGCCATCGACACCGGCGAATTCACCGGACGCAGCCCAAAGGACAAGTTCACCGTGAAGGATGCCAAGACGGAAGGCACCGTGTGGTGGGGCGATGTCAACATCCCGCTCTCGACGGAAGCCTTCGACAAGCTGCACGAGAAGATCACCGCCTACCTGCAAGGCCGCGACGTGTACGTGAAGGATGCCTACGCCTGCGCCGATCCCGCATACCGGCTCAACCTGCGCGTGGTGGCCGAGATGCCCTATAGCGCCATGTTCTCCGGCAACATGTTCCTGCGCCCCACGGCAGCCGAGCTCGATGGCTTCCAGCCCGAATGGAGCATCATCTGTGCTCCGGGCTTCACGGCCAATGGCCCTGCCGATGGCGTGCGCCAGCACAACTTCGCCGCGATCGATTTCAGCCGCAAGATGATCCTCATCGGCGGCACCGGCTACACCGGCGAGATCAAGAAGGGCATTTTCACGGTGCTGAACTACGTGCTGCCCCAAGAGCGCGGCGTGCTGAGCATGCACTGCAGCGCCAACATCGGCGCCGATGGTGATACCGCAGTGTTCTTCGGCCTTAGCGGCACCGGCAAGACCACCCTCAGCGCCGACCCCGAGCGCAGGCTCATCGGCGACGACGAGCACGGCTGGAGCGAACAGGGCGTGTTCAACTTCGAGGGCGGTTGCTACGCCAAGTGCATCGACCTGAGCAAGGAGAAGGAGCCCCAGATCTGGGATGCCATCAAGTTCGGCGCGATCCTGGAGAACATCAATTTCATCGAAGACACCTCCACGGTTGATTTCGCCGACAAGAGCAAGACGGAGAACACGCGCGTCAGCTACCCCATCCATCACATCGCGAACATCGCCGAGCCGAGCGTAGGAGGGCATCCGAAGAACATCTTCTTCCTGACCTGCGATGCCTATGGCGTGCTCCCGCCGATCAGCCGCCTCACCCCTGGCCAGGCCATGTACCACTTCATCAGCGGCTACACCGCGAAAGTGGCGGGCACCGAGGCGGGCGTAACTGAGCCGCAGAGCACCTTCAGCGCCTGTTTCGGCAAGGCCTTCCTCCCGCTGCACCCGGCCAAGTACGCCGACATGCTGGGCGCTAAGATGAAGCAGCACGATGCCCGCGTGTGGCTGGTGAACACCGGATGGAGCGGCGGCGCTTACGGCACCGGAGAGCGCATGAAGCTGAAGTTCACGCGCGCCATGATCGGTGCTGCGCTCCGTGGCGAACTGGACCGCGTGGAATACTCCGAGCACCCGGTCTTTGGCGTGAGCTACCCGGTGAGCTGCCCCAATGTGCCTGCGGAGATCCTCGACGCACGCAGCACCTGGAAGGACAAGGGAGCCTACGACGCCACCGCCGAGAAGCTCGCGAAGCAGTTCAACGACAATTTCGCCAAGTACAAGGATGGCTGCAGCGCCGAGACCCTTGCTGCTGCCCCGCGCACTGCAGTGAAGGCGTGA
- a CDS encoding DUF962 domain-containing protein, whose product MAKTIQRWFDLYGESHQNPLNKLIHWICVPTIFFCVVGLIASLPPEELPHIGRIPWAKLIVGLVVLGFYVPRSLTLAIGMALWGYACLWMSKALIDHAPWPLWAICLVLFAAAWVGQFIGHHIEGKKPSFLTDLQFLLIGPAWLMGFIYRRLGIPY is encoded by the coding sequence ATGGCTAAGACCATTCAGCGCTGGTTCGACCTGTATGGCGAGAGCCATCAGAACCCCTTGAATAAGCTCATCCATTGGATCTGCGTACCGACCATCTTCTTCTGCGTGGTCGGGCTGATCGCATCCCTGCCGCCAGAGGAACTTCCTCATATCGGCCGAATCCCTTGGGCGAAGCTCATCGTCGGGCTGGTGGTGCTCGGATTCTACGTGCCTCGCTCGCTCACCCTGGCCATCGGCATGGCTTTGTGGGGATACGCTTGCCTGTGGATGTCAAAGGCCCTGATCGACCACGCGCCCTGGCCGCTCTGGGCCATCTGCCTTGTGCTCTTCGCGGCAGCCTGGGTTGGGCAATTCATCGGTCATCACATCGAAGGCAAGAAGCCGAGCTTCCTGACGGACCTTCAGTTCCTGCTCATCGGGCCGGCCTGGCTGATGGGCTTCATCTACCGTCGGCTTGGCATCCCCTATTGA
- a CDS encoding DinB family protein has protein sequence MNAIERPASSEFAAYYLPYIARCEGDDLMAVLKLASERFESMTASLPEAMGDHRYAEGKWSIKEVLQHLIDCERVFAYRALRFARNDATELHGFDEDAYAPAAEADRRSMPDLRSEHAAVRAASIALFGSFTRAMLLRHGTANGNHFSVRALGWAIAGHEQHHLDVINQRYLAHG, from the coding sequence ATGAATGCCATTGAACGACCGGCTTCCTCGGAATTCGCCGCTTACTACTTGCCGTACATCGCCCGCTGCGAGGGCGACGACCTGATGGCCGTTCTCAAGTTGGCCTCGGAGCGATTCGAATCGATGACCGCATCCCTTCCCGAGGCCATGGGCGATCACCGGTACGCTGAAGGCAAATGGTCGATCAAGGAAGTGCTGCAGCACCTGATCGACTGCGAGCGGGTGTTCGCGTATCGGGCCTTGCGCTTCGCGCGCAACGATGCCACCGAGCTCCATGGCTTCGATGAAGATGCCTATGCGCCAGCTGCGGAGGCCGACCGCCGCTCCATGCCTGACCTCCGCTCCGAGCATGCGGCCGTGCGTGCAGCGAGCATCGCCCTATTCGGGAGCTTCACGCGGGCCATGCTGTTGCGGCACGGCACCGCCAATGGCAACCACTTCTCGGTGCGCGCGCTGGGCTGGGCCATCGCGGGCCACGAGCAGCACCATCTTGATGTGATCAACCAACGCTACCTCGCACATGGCTAA
- a CDS encoding OmpA family protein, with product MEVSGAGQGAGPVMRAIWRSARDPGTAFELQRLSDAPAEDAVMLDRLVESAIGAYLDARVHFTKQGVKSDLPAEAMATDIDALIAAAVFQLHPGSDRVALSPSTRGQLERLTRIDWSNARFGVDGGAEQDKYLAVYYYVRSQRQELERQLRADLLPLSQLNVLGAEPIPPGQAERINSTCGTVFDQENYLCALDLRMADTGGGAGSDPELAGGLLQGIADRAVPDSIGTASGAVPSSRIRKRDRWLKQELDAINQRIDRMDQRQELWELRDRMEDMEDRLTGLEIDMKDARARGNEENPSANLAALTGRNLAVRFGRNSTSLEPDQRVLLNEVFEQLARSPQDKVLITGYTDRSGDPARNLWLSEQRAKAVRGYLLSRGIDGDRLLVNYYGDSRSLGRDPGERRVELEWLR from the coding sequence GTGGAGGTCTCGGGTGCTGGACAGGGAGCAGGCCCGGTGATGCGTGCCATCTGGAGATCGGCCCGGGACCCGGGCACTGCCTTCGAGCTGCAGCGCCTGAGCGATGCGCCTGCTGAGGATGCGGTCATGCTCGACAGGCTGGTTGAATCGGCGATCGGAGCCTACTTGGATGCGCGCGTCCATTTCACCAAGCAAGGCGTGAAGAGCGATCTGCCGGCTGAAGCCATGGCCACCGATATTGATGCATTGATCGCGGCAGCGGTTTTCCAACTGCATCCAGGTTCGGATCGCGTTGCGCTGAGCCCCAGCACGCGCGGCCAGTTGGAGCGCCTGACGCGGATCGATTGGAGCAACGCCCGATTCGGCGTGGATGGAGGCGCGGAACAGGACAAATACCTGGCGGTGTATTACTACGTGCGCAGCCAGCGGCAGGAACTCGAGCGGCAGCTGCGGGCCGACCTGCTTCCATTGAGCCAGTTGAATGTGCTCGGGGCTGAGCCAATCCCGCCGGGACAAGCCGAACGCATCAACAGCACCTGCGGCACCGTGTTCGACCAGGAGAACTACCTCTGCGCCCTTGACCTGCGCATGGCTGACACCGGCGGCGGGGCGGGATCGGATCCCGAGTTAGCCGGGGGCCTCCTGCAGGGAATTGCCGATCGCGCCGTCCCCGATTCCATCGGAACCGCTTCCGGCGCTGTCCCATCATCGCGCATTCGCAAGCGGGACCGTTGGCTGAAGCAGGAGCTCGACGCCATCAACCAGCGCATCGACCGCATGGACCAGCGCCAGGAGCTCTGGGAGCTGCGCGACCGCATGGAGGACATGGAAGACCGACTCACCGGGTTGGAGATCGACATGAAGGATGCACGTGCGCGTGGTAACGAGGAGAACCCCTCCGCCAATCTCGCAGCGCTCACCGGCCGCAACCTCGCCGTCCGGTTCGGGCGGAACAGCACCTCGCTCGAGCCGGATCAGCGCGTTCTGCTCAATGAGGTCTTCGAGCAATTGGCCCGATCACCGCAGGACAAAGTCCTCATCACCGGCTATACCGATCGCAGCGGTGATCCTGCACGCAACCTCTGGCTCAGCGAGCAGCGCGCGAAGGCCGTCCGGGGCTACCTCCTATCACGGGGCATCGACGGCGACCGCCTGCTGGTGAATTATTACGGCGACAGCCGCAGCTTGGGGCGCGATCCCGGAGAGCGGCGCGTGGAACTGGAGTGGCTGCGCTGA
- a CDS encoding 4Fe-4S dicluster domain-containing protein — MAIMITDECINCGACEPECPNNAIYEGGAEWRLADGTALHGPQTTPMGNSYDADAANAPKTMDVYYIVADKCTECTGFHDEPQCAAVCPVDCCVDDPDHRETKEQLMAKKEFMHL, encoded by the coding sequence ATGGCCATCATGATCACCGACGAATGCATCAACTGCGGCGCCTGCGAACCGGAGTGCCCCAACAATGCCATCTATGAGGGCGGCGCTGAATGGCGGCTGGCCGATGGCACCGCGCTCCACGGGCCGCAGACCACACCGATGGGCAACAGCTACGATGCCGATGCGGCCAATGCGCCTAAGACCATGGACGTTTACTACATCGTGGCCGACAAATGCACCGAATGCACCGGGTTCCACGACGAGCCGCAATGCGCTGCCGTGTGCCCGGTCGATTGCTGCGTGGACGACCCCGACCATCGCGAGACCAAGGAGCAGCTGATGGCCAAGAAGGAGTTCATGCACCTGTAG